A genome region from Microplitis mediator isolate UGA2020A chromosome 4, iyMicMedi2.1, whole genome shotgun sequence includes the following:
- the LOC130666252 gene encoding intraflagellar transport protein 172 homolog, giving the protein MILKYLGCVLAGNEGENRAVSIAWSPNNLKLAVALADRSIYLFDETGVKKDRFSTKPVDSKYGKKSYVVKAIAFSPDSTKIAVGQTDNIVYVYKIGEDWGEKKVICNKFAQSSSVTCMIWPTEGPIIVGLSDGKVRVAILKAHKAQTLYTADAMTIALASNEKKSGFLSSHADGSIIRYNLKSDGVTEPSGRILTHGVPAYALAWPHDHICAGGSDKKFIVYDSHGKVIKTFDYSRDNTDKEITVACCSPSGQSVAIGSWNRIRIIDWSPRRAVWEETNTRVLPNFYTVTALAWKRDGSRLIIGGLCGVIEQFETVLKRAMVRGSHEVAYVGPSQVVVRSLSGSNRPVSIKSYTGSEIEDVRILGRKDNHIIARTSSTLLISDITLNLLSEIPWEDKSNSEKFFFEYPGVCLIFSSGELTIVEYGKNEILGSVRTEAVNPHVVSVRINERQVLGMPENKRLAYLLDSRTVRIVDLINGSTISIIGHDARVDWLELSETGHRLLSRDKKARLWLCDDKGSRILLLTGTGFASWVPGSDVAVAQTGDKLAVWYNVDAPEASTLISIRGDAVDIDRDDGKTAVIVEEAGSRVNYPLDEGLIEFGTALHDNDFGRVILFLEDLGDRPEAEAMWENVARNAMTERKFLIAARCYAALGDVAYSSFLKDIVRIGEEYYQETGNDPLTSPECWAKLAILNGELKTAEAIYLEQNELDKALEMYQKYWHWEEALDLAENRDWTGLKNLKDRHLAWLLNSGQAARAAVIIESDDPRRAVKLFLEAGRAGRAGRLLLSNESLLEDSKITDEVVKALKSSDLMELAGEILEKTNDTSGAIKCYQEAGIFARALDLARSVEPNSVVSIEKDWGHNLATAGHHDAAINHFIEAGEIASALNSAINARQWRKALQIVQVIDSEDSAIQEKCYKLGEYCASNGDTNLAENLFLRAKDPKRAIEIHIKTNNWSRAYEVAMEHMESTEAVKVLTEHAEKLQESGNFRYAEALFVAIGEYDAAIAMYRRAGHRHDMIRLVAEYRPDLLKTTHAYLAHELAAAGKAREAEEHFIGAEDWRGAVAAYKAANLWEDALRVAKQASGDTAAQQVALMWARTLAPELGARLLIRLNYFDPCLLMACEANLFDWALEAVRYGTPEQQQEVHYKYAMALEDEGKFAEAEKEFIRAGKATEAVQMYIHTRDWDAAEEVAQSVSQEAVAQVLVARAAEAVDNKDYAFAESLLLRAHKPEIIIDHYKSAGMWSEAMRVCREYLPSHEAAFRRELTHKSSGIDGTSSLDEARRWLETGEVRTALDILIIDASRPALIQAADILLNQADPETALQVGGELGSKLVVAGEHALAAQVYLQADKMKEAINALVSVGDWMRARRIVHELAPDLESYLDDKYRESARDNAIAMTDNDLSGRGERDADKSLENLARKGQWIQVFEIASTLNTEVLHKYLAQRAAQLLKSGTPEPALQLYSQYGAPPIAQYHNLYYRLAEMILNLYEGSPESRYTRLSQLRTFLLGLTKQIEGSSASEEKFGRLLQATHYSAVKCACQLFPNLANLVTKTSVSLLRYTDVVLADRCYYEAGVELRKSGSHSEAFVFLNHFLDLEECIEEGDGSILDVDDLRITDFPLEVPLPGTLSLTQEEREDVREWVLAVSMDQKIEQGLPVDQRGVYIGSLTCPANGSAALQPCALTGYPIRASVVRFEGSNRVVDRDDWNKLMNAARQAPSESPLNDVLVFVQEWCGSLPSYTF; this is encoded by the exons gggtgaaaaaaaagttatttgtaaCAAATTTGCGCAAAGCTCATCAGTAACATGTATGATCTGGCCAACAGAGGGTCCAATAATTGTTGGTTTGAGTGATGGAAAAGTTCGTGTCGCTATTTTAAAAGCTCATAAAGCACAAACACTTTATACAGCAGATGCAATGACAATAGCTCTAGCatcaaa tgaaaaaaaatcaggatTTTTATCAAGTCATGCCGATGGAAGTATTATACGatacaatttaaaaagtgATGGTGTCACTGAACCATCAGGTAGAATCTTAACTCACGGAGTACCTGCGTATGCTTTAGCTTGGCCGCATGATCATATTTGTGCCGGAGGAagtgacaaaaaatttatagtctaCGATTCTCACGGTAAAGTAATCAAAACTTTCGATTACTCGCGCGACAATACGGACAAAGAGATAACAGTCGCATGCTGCAGTCCAAGTGGACAAAGTGTAGCCATTGGATCGTGGAATCGAATTAGAATAATTGATTGGAGTCCACGTCGTGCTGTTTGGGAAGAAACGAATACTCGCGTACTGCCaaatttctatacagttaCGGCTTTAGCATGGAAACGAGATGGTTCGCGTTTAATAATTGGAGGTCTTTGCGGTGTCATTGAACAATTTGAGACTGTTTTGAAACGTGCGATGGTAAGAGGAAGTCACGAAGTTGCTTACGTAGGTCCTAGTCAAGTTGTCGTGCGATCTTTAAGTGGTTCAAACCGTCCAGTCAGCATTAAATCTTACACAGGAAGTGAAATTGAAGATGTAAGAATTCTAGGCCGTAAAGACAATCATATAATAGCTCGTACCAGTTCAACTTTACTTATCAGTGACATCACGTTGAATTTACTGAGTGAAATACCCTGGGAAGATAAATCAAAtagtgagaaatttttttttgaatatcctGGTGTCTGTTTAATATTTTCGTCCGGAGAACTGACAATTGTCGAGTacggaaaaaatgaaatactgGGGTCAGTAAGAACTGAAGCTGTTAATCCACATGTTGTAAGCGTACGCATAAATGAACGACAGGTTCTAGGTATGCCAGAGAATAAACGTCTTGCTTATTTACTGGATTCTCGGACGGTACGAATCGTTGATTTAATAAACGGATCAACAATAAGTATTATTGGTCATGACGCACGTGTAGATTGGTTGGAGTTGAGTGAAACAGGCCACAGATTATTGTCGCGAGACAAAAAAGCTCGACTGTGGCTGTGCGATGACAAAGGTAGCAGGATATTGCTGTTAACTGGGACGGGTTTTGCTTCATGGGTGCCTGGAAGTGATGTGGCTGTTGCTCAGACTGGTGATAAACTTGCAGTTTGGTATAATGTTGACGCACCGGAAGCATCGACACTTATTTCTATACGTGGTGATGCTGTAGATATTGACCGCGATGATGGAAAGACGGCAGTTATTGTTGAAGAAGCTGGTTCTCGTGTGAATTATCCATTAGACGAAGGGTTGATTGAATTTGGTACAGCTTTACATGATAATGATTTCGGtcgagttattttatttcttgagGACTTGGGCGATAGACCGGAAGCTGAAGCCATGTGGGAAAACGTTGCGCGCAATGCTATGACtgagagaaaatttttgattgctgCAAGATGTTACGCAGCATTAGGAGATGTTGCCTACTCGAGTTTTTTGAAAGATATTGTGAGAATTGGTGAAGAATATTATCAAGAAACGGGTAATGATCCTCTGACAAGTCCTGAATGTTGGGCTAAATTGGCTATTTTAAATGGAGAATTAAAAACAGCCGAAGCGATTTATCTTGAACAGAATGAACTAGACAAAGCATTGGAAATGTACCAAAAATATTGGCACTGGGAGGAAGCCTtggatttggctgaaaatcgAGACTGGACtggattaaaaaatcttaaggATAGACATTTAGCTTGGCTACTTAACAGTGGACAGGCAGCTCGAGCAGCTGTGATAATTGAATCCGATGATCCACGTCGTGCTGTCAAACTTTTTTTGGAAGCTGGTCGTGCAGGTCGCGCTGGACGACTTCTTTTGTCAAACGAATCTCTATTAGAAGACTCTAAAATTACTGATGAAGTAGTCAAAGCACTTAAATCATCAGACTTGATGGAACTAGCTGgagaaattttagaaaaaacaaATGACACTTCTGGTGCTATCAAGTGTTATCAAGAAGCTGGAATTTTTGCACGAGCTCTAGATTTGGCAAGATCTGTTGAGCCAAATTCTGTTGtgagtattgaaaaagattgggGTCATAATTTGGCAACAGCTGGTCATCATGACGCAGctataaatcattttattgaaGCCGGTGAAATAGCATCGGCTTTGAATTCAGCGATAAATGCACGACAGTGGCGTAAAGCTCTTCAAATAGTTCAGGTAATTGACAGCGAGGATTCAGCAATTCAAGAAAAATGTTATAAGCTTGGTGAATATTGTGCATCAAATGGCGATACTAATTtagctgaaaatttatttttacgtgCTAAAGATCCAAAACGCGCTAttgaaattcatataaaaacaaataactgGTCACGAGCTTACGAGGTTGCGATGGAACACATGGAGTCTACAGAAGCCGTTAAAGTTTTAACAGAACATGCTGAAAAATTACAAGAATCTGGTAACTTCCGTTATGCCGAAGCATTGTTTGTTGCTATTGGTGAGTACGACGCAGCAATTGCGATGTACCGTCGTGCTGGTCATCGGCATGACATGATTCGGCTGGTTGCTGAATATCGTCCGGATTTATTGAAAACTACTCATGCATATCTAGCACACGAATTGGCAGCAGCTGGGAAAGCGCGTGAAGCTGAAGAACATTTCATTGGAGCCGAAGACTGGAGAGGGGCAGTGGCTGCTTACAAGGCAGCAAATTTATGGGAAGATGCTTTAAGAGTTGCTAAGCAGGCGTCTGGTGATACTGCAGCTCAGCAAGTGGCGCTAATGTGGGCACGTACTCTAGCACCGGAATTGGGCGCTCGACTTTTGATCCgacttaattattttgatccATGTCTACTGATGGCCTGCGAGGCTAATCTATTTGATTGGGCACTGGAGGCTGTGAGATACGGAACTCCGGAACAGCAGCAAGAAGTTCATTACAAGTATGCTATGGCACTGGAGGATGAAGGCAAATTTGCTGAAGCTGAAAAAGAATTTATCAGAGCTGGGAAAGCTACTGAAGCTGTACAAATGTATATTCATACGAGAGACTGGGATGCTGCGGAAGAAGTTGCTCAGTCAGTAAGTCAAGAAGCCGTGGCGCAGGTTCTGGTTGCCAGAGCTGCTGAAGCTGTTGATAATAAAGACTATGCGTTTGCTGAGTCACTTTTACTAAGAGCTCACAAGcctgaaataattattgaccATTACAAG tcAGCAGGAATGTGGTCAGAAGCGATGCGAGTTTGCCGTGAGTATCTTCCAAGTCATGAGGCAGCTTTTCGTCGTGAATTAACGCACAAAAGTTCCGGAATAGATGGAACAAGTAGTTTAGATGAAGCAAGACGTTGGCTAGAAACCGGAGAAGTTCGCACTGCGTTAGATATTTTGATCATCGATGCATCACGTCCAGCACTAATCCAAGCAgcagatattttattaaatcaagcAGATCCTGAAACGGCTCTTCAAGTTGGCGGTGAACTGGGTTCTAAATTAGTCGTTGCAGGAGAACACGCATTAGCAGCTCAGGTTTATCTTCAAGCAGACAAAATGAAGGAAGCTATTAATGCGCTAGTGTCCGTTGGAGATTGGATGAGAGCTCGACGGATTGTTCACGAACTTGCACCAGACTTAGAATCTTATTTAGATGATAAGTATCGTGAGAGTGCACGAGACAATGCCATTGCTATGACTGATAATGATCTAAGTGGACGAGGAGAACGTGATGCTGATAAATCTTTGGAAAATCTTGCTCGTAAGGGACAATGGATCCAAGTATTTGAAATAGCCAGTACATTAAATACCGAAGTCTTACACAAATATTTAGCACAACGTGCTGCTCAATTACTTAAATCTGGAACACCAGAGCCAGCTTTGCAATTATATTCACAATACGGAGCACCTCCTATTGCCCAGTACCATAATCTTTATTATCGTTTAGCggaaatgattttaaatttgtatgaagGATCTCCTGAATCACGATACACACGTTTATCACAGCTACGTACTTTTTTACTGGGCCTTACAAAACAAATAGAAGGTTCGTCAGCAAGTGAAGAAAAGTTTGGAAGATTACTTCAAGCTACTCATTACTCAGCTGTAAAATGCGCTTGCCAGCTGTTTCCAAATCTCGCTAATCTTGTTACCAAGACATCAGTCTCTCTTCTGAGATACACAGACGTTGTACTCGCTGATCGTTGTTACTACGAAGCAGGAGTTGAATTACGCAAATCTGGATCCCACAGCGAGGCTTTTGTCTTCCTAAATCACTTCTTAGATCTCGAAGAATGCATAGAAGAAGGTGATGGAAGCATTTTAGATGTTGATGATCTTCGAATTACTGACTTCCCTCTAGAAGTTCCCCTTCCTGGGACACTCAGTCTGACGCAAGAAGAGCGAGAGGATGTACGCGAGTGGGTGCTGGCTGTGTCAATGGATCAGAAAATTGAACAGGGTCTGCCAGTTGATCAGCGAGGAGTTTACATCGGGTCTCTCACCTGTCCTGCAAATGGTTCAGCTGCACTACAACCTTGTGCTTTAACTGGATATCCAATTCGTGCTTCTGTTGTCAGGTTTGAAGGAAGTAATCGCGTTGTTGATCGCGATGATTGGAATAAACTGATGAACGCTGCACGACAAGCTCCCTCTGAATCGCCACTCAATGACGTCTTAGTCTTTGTACAAGAATGGTGTGGCTCATTACCTAGttatacattttaa